AAAGATCTCCAAGGCCAAACCCAAGTGACAAATTAAGATCAGATCTTCGCTGACCCCTAGACTAGGTTAAGTACTACCGGCAGATATTCTGTTCCAACATGCActgtattttattgtaattatacATTACTATCTGTTTTCCCTTCTACCCCATAAGTTTTGTGAAGGCAGGAGCTGCCATCTTTTTTACTAGAGCAATCTTAGCCTAGTGATTGGCACATAGATACTCATTATGTATCTGTTCAAAAACTGAATGATTTACATTATTCAGGAAACAATGCTTCATCACGGTTGAAAGGATGTAGCTTAAGATCAGGACTGGATTTTCATGTGTGTGATATTAGTGTTTAGCAAATATAGTCAGAATCAAAATTGCATAAAGTGCTTAGAGATTCCTGCATTTAGTGTTTTTGATAAaatcaaaatttgtttttattcttattacCAACTTCTAATACTAATAAGTGAATCATCAAATATGAATAAGAACTTTATAAACAGGTGACTATGCTACCCTCAAATGGCTTACACTCTACTATATGAAAAGTTAGGTATCATTACTAACATATTATAGGACAGTAtatcagcactgtccaatagaactttctgtgatgatggaaaagTTCTACAGTCTACCTAAGGAGAGCTTGAAACATGGCTAGTATgactgaaaattaaataaaaaattaattttatttaaatataaagtttaagtaaacaaaaagcttatgtaaataaattttatttcattaaaaaaattttttttctcactttgtcacccagactggagtgcagtggcacaatcttggctcactgcaacctccacctcccaggctcaagcgattctcctgcctcagcctcccaagtagctaggattacaggtgcatgccactattgcccagctaattttttaacttttagtagagatgggagtttcactatgttggccaggctggtctcgaactcctgacctcaaacgatccacccacctcagcctcccaaagtgctgggattacaggtgtgagccatcgtgcccagccttaattagttaaaatttaaatagccatatgTAGCTAgtagctactgtattggacagcatAGCACTATATGGCTCATTGGCTAGCATCTCAAATCCTTTTTGTAATTAGGTGAATCTaaacaaacagagaaaaacaattgATAAAGTCATCAGTAACCTTTAAGAGTACAATTTCAGTAGCAAGAGTGTGTGGGTTTATGTGTAAGTGTGGGtaaatgtgtgagtgtgtatgtacgTATTGGGTTGGGTGAGGAAGATAATTACAGggattgaaaagaagaaatagattgTCAGGAAGCAGCAGCTATAGATGCAGGCAAAATGAATTCATTTTAGAAGTCTGAattaaaatgaattcattttagAAGTTTGGCTttgacgggcacggtggctcacacctgtaatcccagcactttgggaggccgaggtgggtggatcacctgaggtcaggagttcaagagcaccctggccaacatggtgaaaccctgtctctactaaaaatacaaaacattagccgagcatggtggtgtgcgcctgtagtcccagctactcgggaggctgaggctgaagaattgcttgaacccaggaggtggaggttgcagtgagccgaggtcacaccactgcactccagcctgggcaacagagcaagactccatctcaaataaataaataaataaataaataaatgaagtttggCTTTGAAAGTCAGGAGACTTTCAAATAATTCCTTATTTTTCAGATGTGGAATTATTCAGTGGTTGTCTACTGTATCAATATTTCAACCCAATTTGGCTTCTCTGTGGGAATGACTGCCAAGACAATACGTCCAGTCCTTACTGGGATATAGCTACTAGCTCCAAGTACCTAATGGATGATTCGACTCAAGAGTCCTGCTGTCATCTCAAACTTTTCTCCAAGAACAGCTTACTCAGGTCAACCAATGATTTCAATACCTAATAtaagactcatttttttttttttgagatggaatttcactcttgttgcccaggctagactgcaatggtgccatctcagctcactgcaacctctgcctcccggattcaagcaattctcctgcctcagcctctcgagtagctaggattacaggcatgcgccaccacggctggctaattttgtatttttagcagagatggggtttctccaggttggtcaggctggtctcaaactcccaacctcaggtgatctgcctgcctctgcctcccaaagtgctgggattacaggcgtgagccaccgtgcctgaccaagactcattttaaaaaaaattctaggggaaaaaaatgtcCTATAAGGGTGTGGTGTCTTGGGACCTCTATTATTAATGAAGGCCCCAAAAAATGTTATACCTTGCTTTTAAATCAAAGCATAAAATGAAAAACTAGTACTTTCCTTTAATCAGCAGACAGAAAAATACTTCAGACAAAATCACTAAGGTTTACTATATTATTAGACTTAACTGGCAGGTCCGCATTTAACAAACAATATGGCTCTTGTCCACACCAGAAGTTCAGAAACACCTCTGTTCTGATCTTTCTCACTTTGCCATCCACCATCCCTTCTGGGAGTCAGAGGTAAAGCAACTGGGATATTTCTTGTTGTTGGTACTCCCTCCCACtctatttttcaatttgtttcaCCTTTGCCAATAGAAAATGTTGGCAAAATATTCAACtcctatatgatccagcaattctacttctagatatatatccaaaagaattgaaagcggGGTCTTGAAGACAGATATTTGCACACAACTCTTACCTTGTGTGGAGGGAGTAGCAGTGACAGTGAGGTCCACAAGCTGGCACAATAAAGAACCAGGGCTGATCCCAGGTGGGCAGCGAGGCGGTACTGACTGACCCGAGGGATGTCATGGGAGTCTGATTTTTCTTCTAGTCCACTTTTCACCATATACCATCCCAACAGACCCTAGAACCCCCAGGAGATGAAGCAAACAAAACAAGTTAAAATCATctgttcaactttcttttttgttgttgtttttttgagacagagtctcgctctgtcaccaggctggagtgcagtggtgggatcttggctcactgcaacctccgcctcccgggttcaagtgattctcctgcctcagcctcccaagtggctgggactacagttgtgcatcaccacacccagctaatttttgtatttttagtagagatggggtttcaccatgttggccagatggtgtcaatctcttgacctcgtgatccgcccgcctcagcctcccaaagtgctgatattacaggcgtgagccaccacacccagcctgatctATTCAACTTTACTGAGGAAATGAGCTATCAGGAGTACTCTCTACCCCACCCCTCCTCTTTCCATACCCTCTCCAATAAGCAGTGTCCCAAGATTCATGATTTATCCACAATTCTTCACATATCACCATTAATACTTAACTACTATTTCGATCAGAAGCCACAccggaagaagaattgtcttgggccatgcataaaacacactaacactaacaatagctgatgagctttaaaaaaaaaaaaaggtccatgGATATATCTCATAAAACTAGATTGAATGTTTTGGAGAAACTTAATAAAGGTAAATGCTTAAAAACATCTACTGTCAAGTTAAGTTGGAATAAGACAATTATAAAAGTTTCAGGGGAAAATCATAAAAATCAATAAGGTTTTGCATGCAGATCGCTTTGCAAATATCTAAGTTCCCACTCCTCTTTAAGCAAAACCACAGTTTATGGGGATATAAGAAACCTGCAGTTGAATGCCAATCTGGGGATACATAGTCAAAGAAAAGGCCTTGATTTTGTAAAAATTGGTAATGAATGTACAGATTTAAGTTTAAAAGTTTATGTTATGTATCATACTCTATGATTCTCTGCTTTAACTGGCTTTTTCAATTAACCAAACAATTGTCAGTTCCAATCATATGAGATAAGACAGCCCTTTCACTCCCACTTGCCCAGCTCAGTAGAATCAGGTCAAAGAGGTAGACTCTGCCACTTCTAAATATATACTCTTCAGGAAATCTTTTTGGGCATTTCTCTCCCCTTTCAAGATTACCCTGGAAATTCTAATTACCTTGATTTCATCTGCAAGAGACATTGAAAGATGAAGACGTACACAGTTGATTCACTAGCCCACTTTCTTCTCCCATACTTTATCTGACATCTTCAATTTCTGCCTCCCTAATAGTCTGTTTTCAGTGTTggcttgtttttctaattctaaaatGTTAACTTTCATTTTGTTCTATGTGCCTTTCTCTGGTTACTATTAGACTTTGATTATTGTTTCTGCTGCCTCTATTTCTTCTCTCTCATCTCCCTCCTTAAtcccttctttatttatttatttatttttgagacagagtcttgctctgttgcccaggctggagtgcagtggtgcaacctcttggctcactgcaacctccgcctcctgggttcaagcaattcttctgcctcagtctcccaaacagctgggactacaggcccacgccagcgcgcccagctaattttggtattttaggtagagacagggttttaccatgttggccaggctggtctggaactcctgatcccccaccttggcttccaaaagtgttgggattacaggtgtgagccactgcacccggccttaatcCCTTCTAACTGGCTCATTTTCTTACCACTTCTGAGTTAAATTAACCAATTAGCTTCCTCCTGATTAAATTTTGATGATGTTTCTTTGATGCCCTGATAATCTCCTTTAGGATCTCTAAACCTTGACCCAAATACTCCTGTGTGTCTTCTCTCTTAATTTCTGGCTGTTTcacccaaatttttttttttcattctagcAGTACTAACCTGTTAACTGTGGGAGTCTTTCCTTAAGAGGCGCTCAACTTACATGATTTTAATTGCCATTTATATCTGAATATCTCTCAGCTACAGGGTATTCTACAATCCTTCATCCCACAAAgtgtttctctcttttggaatttTCCTGTATGCTTCTGTAGCATTCTAGCATGGGGATCCCACTTTCCTATAGCAGACAagttagaaaaagagaagagacaagAACCTAGGGAGACACCCATGATGGGAAACAAACTACATCTTGCAGCACATGAAAATATACTACTGAGTGCTTACTGATTCCAGGCACTAAGTTAAGTACTTTAAatatggattatctcatttaatatttacacAACTGTACATGGTGGcattgttattatccccatttacagGTAAAGAAATCATAGCTTTCAGAGGTTAGGTAATTTAATCTAAGTGTCAGAGCTGGGGCTTGAAGCTAGGCCTGTGACACTAAAATGCATGCTCTTACCTACTCTATTAAAGTGCCTCAGAGattatttccttaaaaacaaTGCCaactggggccgggcgtggtggctcacgcctgtaatcccagcactttgggaggccaaggcaggcagatcacgaggtcaggagatcgagaccatcctgggtaacatggtgaaaccccgtctctactaaaaatacaaaaaattagccaggtgtagtggcaggcacctgtagtcccagctaccgggaggctgaggcaggagaatggtgtgaacctgggaggcggagcttgcagtgagtcaagatcatgcgccactgcactccagcctgggtgacacagcgagactccaactcaaaaaaaaaaaaaaaaaaaaaaaaaaaaaaaaaaaaaaaaaattgccaactaGGAAGCTCCTGAGAGCATTTCTGATTTCTCAACCTTGAATAAATCTTACCTGGAAGCAGACGAGGCCACAGAGAGCAAGAACACGTCCTTTCATGCCACGGCTGAGCCAGCCCTTTCTCCATAAGTAGGCAGCAGGCAGGATGTACACAAGGCCTACAAGGCGACCCCACATTCGGTGTGAGTACTCCATGTACCAGATGAACTTGAATTCTGTCAGTGTCATATCATGATTCAAGCTGGGTGAAATGGAAAGtcaaaaaaggaggaggaggaaacatccttctgatttttattttcttacggAATGCAAAAACTTTCTTTCTCAGTCCTGCAACTTGGTAGGTCTGCCCTCTTCCTCATCAGTGACCTCAGGATGACTTTGGATTTGGAGGCTTAGAAGACAAGCTGACTAAACATAACTGAACCGAAGATCATAAAATAATCTAACCATTCTGAAGGGTTTAAGTGCAAAAGATCAAATGGGCCTACTGGGATGTTTACCTAATTTTCTCTAAtacttacattttaaattctgGAAATTGCTGGTATCTTTGGAATTCTGCTTCCCATTCCTCTTGGCTTGTAGGTGGCTTCATCTCCTTTATTAAATGCCAATCTACCATCGAGAGGCCAGACTCTGTCAACCTTAGGATAGGAAAGAAATTTTGGGGTATATGCGTGAGGCTGGATTACTCACAAAAGGTTTAGTAGCAAGAAGTGGATCTGAACTTAACCTCGTTAAAGGTAAACACATTGTTTCCTTGTTTCCTCTTTTGAGACATTTCTCTCTTACTGCTTAGAATTTTGTCAGAAACAGCTGCCATCAGGTAAAAATTTATTTACCCTTATATTCTCTCAATCCTTTTATTCAACTCtccccaattcttttttttttccccccaattcTTCCTTTCACTAGCATTCCTCGACAGGCAAAATCAACCCCTACAGCTAAAGAAATGTGTTCTAAATGCATAACCAACATTCCTTACCTAGGGAAAAGAGATCTGTTACATGTATACAGGTTTAGATTCTTGGGTGAATTTAAAgacaataaaattcaaatttgttGCCCTTGCTCATAACAACCTATATAACACATAAGGTATTTTGAAATAAGGGACGTGGAATGTGAAGAGAATTTGAGGAAGACACATTTGATTAAAACTAGAAACTTTTTCACCAAAAGGAATTAGGATTCCTAAAGTAAAAGGCTGATTTTAGGCCTGAGGCAAGAAATGTACAAGATGAGCTTGGAACATCTTGTCATACTAGAAAGTAAGGAAGCTATCAGAGGTAATTAGGGCCCTGCCAAAAAGTCACTAGAGCCAATTTCAGGAGATGCCCACTGACTAAAGATGAGACAATCTGAGCAAATCACTAACACCATTATCACAACGGACTGAAACATTATCAAGTGTGTTTGAGCCTATGATCTCATAATGAGCCTTAAAAATTCAAACGCTTTATTTGTTGCCTTTGGAGGATTTGGGGGaccaatttattattttgaaaattggtaaataaagggaaagaagaatCAAGTATTTATCCTGCCTTTCCTATACAAACTATACCTTGGGATATCCAAATTGATGATGAGGGAAAGCTTTTTAGAGTTGagctaataaaatattataattttgctATGCTAATGAAATAATGGATCTAGGCAATGGTAATTAATGGCTGTTAACATCTATCATAGACACCAGATATTCATGAATGTTCTATTCACCTACTGAAGTATTTTGCTCCCTCATCCCCAATTTGAATCTGATCAAGCAACTATTCATTCACAGGAAATAGAGGGGACAAAGGAACATGTTAAATATCACACAGTTATGCAATCAGCAAAATCTAGACTGTGCATAACCATAGGACAAATGACTCGAGTTTCCTCAGCAACTAAAAGAGGGGGAAAGAGAGGAGTATCTAAATCTATAGTCTCTTCATAGATTTAAACAAACCTAAGAAACATGAACCAATTGTGATGTACAGAACTTCTTTGGGTTTAATTCAAACAAACTGTAAAAAAAGTTTTGAGACAAACTTGGACTCTGATTGAAAGAGAAAAGATACATAAACAATGCATAGGTACCAGTTAAGACATAAACCAGTCTTTATAGAAGGCTCCTACTAATAAAACACTCAACTGTTCTATGGCAGGGAAAGCCATCAGACATGTTCCTTCTTTAAGGCCTCGGTTTCTCCATCTGTATAATGAGGGAGCTAGACTAGATGCTCTGTAAAATTCCTTTCTCCAGCtggacactgtggctcatgcctgtaatccctgcattttgggaggccgaggtgggcagatcacctgaggtcaggagttcagatcagcctggccaacatggtgaaaccctgtctctactaaaaatacaaaaaattagccagatatggtggcgcacgcctagtcccagctacttgggaggctgaggcaggagaattgcttgaactcaggaggtggaggttgcagtcagctgagatcacaccactgcactccagcctggccaacagagtgagactttgtctcaacaaaaaaaaaaaaaaaaaaaaagttcctttctCCTCAGTCAACCTGTGCTTCTACTGATGATCCAAATACCTGACTCACTATGAGCAAATTACTCACCTAGTTACTCCACCAAGAATAACTGCTCCAGCCACTGTTCCACTGCAGACCAGGAGCCATCGGCCCACCACCCGCTCAGCAGCCTTTGAGGGAAGGGACACTGTACCCCTTCCAGATTGCAAAGCTACTTCAGAGATGGTGCTGTATTGCCCTGGCCTCAAAGGGCGCCTGATGCAGTCACACTAAAGACCAAGATAGACAAATTACAACTGGAGAAACAGGGAATGGCTGCTACCCACACTCAACCTCATTCTGATTAGTGTGAAGTACCATAGCATCCCCACAGCTATGTCTTGATAAGTCATCATCTCTTACCTGGATTACTGCATCAACCTTCCAGCTGGTTTTCCAATTGGTTTTCAAATCTAGCCTCACTCAAACCTATCCCCAACTACATGAATCTTCTCATCTCTGAATACTTCCCTCAGACTTCACTCTACTTACAGATatggaatattttctttcaccTCTAGGTCTTTAAAGATTTCTCTCTGGCTTGTACACTTCCTTTCCCCTGATTAATACCTACTGCAGATCTCCGCTTACATGTCACCTCCTCTGGGATGTGTTCCCAGGCTCTTCAAGGTCTGCAATAGGTCACTCCCACAGCACACTGGACAGCCCTTAATATGCTGTAATGTACAGTCAAGCATCACTTAACAACAGGGGCACATGTTCTGCGAAATGCGTTCTTAAGCAATTTCATCGTTGTGTGAACCTCgtagaatgtacttacacaaatctaaaggctgggtgtggtgactcacacctgtaatcccagcactttgggaggcagaggcagggagatcacttgggtcaggagttcaagaccagcctggccaaagtggtgaaaccccatctttaccaaaaacacaaaaattagctgggcatggtggtgtatgcttgtaatcccagctacttgagaggctgaggtagcaggatcacctcaacctgggaggcagaggttgcagtgagccaaggtctcaccactgcactccagcctaggcgacgaagtgagactccatctctcaaaaaaaaaaagtacttacagaaatctagatggtatagcctactacacccCTGAGCTATAGGGTATGACTTATTGCTCTTAGGCTATAAATCTGTATGGCATGTTACGTACCGAatactgtaacacaatggtatttatcgaaacatagaaaaattacagtaaaaatatggtataaaagatttaaaaatggggccaggtgcaacagctcatgcctataatcccaaggctttgggaggccaaggtgagaggatcactggagtccagtagttcgagaccagcctgggcaacgtagcgagACCCCCTAGctctattttttcaaaaattaggcacagtggcacacacttatagtcttagctacttaagtgactgaggcaagaggatgcttgagcccaggatttccaagctggaggctgcagtgagttataatcatgccactgcactccagcctgagtgacaaagtaaaaccctgtatctaaaaaagaaatttagagaaaaagattttttttaaaaaaaaggtacatTTGGAAAggcagctccattataatcttatgggaccatgaTTGTATCTGTGGCctgttgttgaccaaaatgttgttatgcaGCACATCACTCTACCTTCAGGTTCATCTGTTTGTATCTCCCACTAAACTATGAGCTTTGGGGTGGCAGTGTCTGGTCAGTCTTGCTCtctcccttctgctagctttgtttCTAACACTGTTCCTTTATGTAACGAGACCATGATAAGGATTTCACAAATGAATAAACTGACTTCCTCCAGGGCAGGAGTCttataatatttatctttctttttccagttcCTAATATATAATAACCACTCAATAATTACTAGTTAAGCAAATGCATGCCCTCTTCTGTCTATACCCCTATGAGTCCAAAGATCCATGCTCGGTTTCCTACTTCTGATTAACTGAGTCACCTTTAGAAAAGTAActttaagcctcaatttccttctcTGTAGGATGCAGTTATACTTCCTCACCTGACTACTTGGAActttttaagcaaaaataaactaTATGGGTAAAAATTACTCAGCTTTTACCATGTGCTAAAGGCCTGATGTATATTAAAGAATGTAATCCTCATAACAAACCTTAAAGTAggtattgttatccccattttacagataaggaaattgaaaaacAGAAAGTTTAATTAACTTGGCCAATACCACACAGCAGGTCAATGGTCCAGATCTGAACCTAGGGGCTCTGAACACAAGGAAATGCGTTGTGAGTGCACTGTAAGGAGCTCCGGAAACGTGATGTGGGGCTCTACATTATCTTTATCCCGGCCCTTTCACTCCATCCCCGCTCCCGAGACTCGGGGTCTGCTGCAGTGCGGTACCTGTGCTCTAGGCGCTGCCCTAGGAGCCAGGAGCGGCAGATACTGCCTCCCCTTCAAGGCCCTCAACGGCGGAAAGAGCAATCGCTGCATACTGATGACAGGGCACAGCCACCTCTTCCACAACCCAGGGCTCTGTGGTCTCCCTCCTCCGCCACGGAAAAGAGAAGCACTTCCGGGTCGGGCAGCGGGAGCCCCGCCTTCTCTGGGGACCGGAGCGAACAGAAGTGCGCCTGCGTTGCGACTCTGCTTTCGCGGGGGCTGCCGGGGCGTAGGTGTCGGGGACGCGCGCAGGGGTGCGCGCGGCTGTTGACGCGCTTCTTAGCTGGTGCGCGCTGGAGCCCAAACTCCAAGTGGAAACTGCAGGCGCACGAGGGAGGAACGCGTGGAGCATGAAAAGGCAGGCGGCCTCCACTGAGCGGAAACGGGCGCGGATACCGTCCGGGAAGGCCGGTGCGGAAGGTGGCGGGGGAGGGGACGGTCGGCCGAAGGCTCCCCGGGGCGGGCCGGCGGGAGTAGTGGTCAGTGGTGATTTCTTCTGGAGTCGTTTCCTCAGCTCCTTCCAGCCCCTTGGGCGGCACCTTCTATCTTTGAGGCGTTGAAGGTGTGGAAACGGAGGGCGTGACGAGGGGGCAGGTAGCGAGAATGGCTCAGCTGTGGAGCCAAGGTTCGAGTCCCGCGTTCCCCACAAAACGGCCCTGCGACCTTGTGCAAGTTGGTTAACTTCAGCTTCACGTTTTTTCCGTCCCCACACGAGGATGCCAGTCCCTCTCGCACCAGCAGCCAGTACTCCGCTGGGATAGTTAATTGTCGAGCGCGAAGCCCAGTTCCCAACCTGCAGTTACCTGTAGCTGCCACGGCGGGGACGGGGCTTGGTCCCCAAAGCCACGCAGCTACCAAGTGGCCGAGCTTGTGGCTGCTCCAAGTCCCGAGTTCTTCCTGAGTGCCAGGGTAGCATGGCATGGCAGGTGCCAGAGAATTTGGCaagtccctcttcctcttcctccgtGAACTCTTGGTTCCTCCAAACGTTGACCTCAGGACTCCTTTACCTTCCTAAAAGTTATCAAGAATCCTCAAAGATCTTTTCTTTATGTGGATTACATCTATCTATTTTGactgtattagaaattaaaacaaatttttctttgggaggccgaggcggacagatcacctgagctcaggagttcgagaccagcctggccagcacggtgaaaccccgtctctactaaaaatacaaaaattagccgagcgtggtggtgggcgcctgtaataccagctactcgggaggctgaggcaggagaatcacttgaacccgggaggcggaggttgcagtgagccgagatcgcgccactgcactccaccctgggcgacagagcaagactccgtctcaaaaaataaaaataaaattaaaacaaaattttaaaatattgattagaAAATAACCATAGTAAACCCATTACATGTTGACataatattttttatgaaaaagaaatgttcctaaacaacaacaacaaaaaaaacaaaagagtggaaatatatttttgcaagTTTCTACAGTATATCTTAAtggaagacagctggattctcatacCCGCTGCTTCATTCAGTCTAACATGTCAAGTAGCCTCTTAAAAACGCCTCttcacggaggttgcagtgagccgagatcgcgccaatgcactctatcttgggtgacagagtgagactccgtctcaaaaaagaaaaggcctcTCACTTGTGAGAGAATTAAAGTGAAAAAGTCAAATAAAGTGTTAGTATTATTAAGAAAACGGTTGTAGCCCTGCAGACTCTGAAAAGTCTCAGAGGCTCCCAAAGCTCTCTGGACTactacactttgagaactgctgctgcttctcctttGATCCTGTAACTTTGTTGCTTGGGACAACTGCCTTGCTCTGCCTTCTGTCATAGCCTTTTTTATACATctctccatcttctcctgcctagGGTCCTTTCTTGTGTGAGGCAAATAGT
This genomic stretch from Pongo pygmaeus isolate AG05252 chromosome 8, NHGRI_mPonPyg2-v2.0_pri, whole genome shotgun sequence harbors:
- the LOC129045182 gene encoding cytochrome c oxidase assembly protein COX15 homolog isoform X4, which produces MQRLLFPPLRALKGRQYLPLLAPRAAPRAQCDCIRRPLRPGQYSTISEVALQSGRGTVSLPSKAAERVVGRWLLVCSGTVAGAVILGGVTRLTESGLSMVDWHLIKEMKPPTSQEEWEAEFQRYQQFPEFKILNHDMTLTEFKFIWYMEYSHRMWGRLVGLVYILPAAYLWRKGWLSRGMKGRVLALCGLVCFQGLLGWYMVKSGLEEKSDSHDIPRVSQYRLAAHLGSALVLYCASLWTSLSLLLPPHKMPETRQLLQLRRFAHGTAGLVFLTALSGNHFSHCHYSALLPVSENSPS
- the LOC129045182 gene encoding cytochrome c oxidase assembly protein COX15 homolog isoform X3 — protein: MQRLLFPPLRALKGRQYLPLLAPRAAPRAQCDCIRRPLRPGQYSTISEVALQSGRGTVSLPSKAAERVVGRWLLVCSGTVAGAVILGGVTRLTESGLSMVDWHLIKEMKPPTSQEEWEAEFQRYQQFPEFKILNHDMTLTEFKFIWYMEYSHRMWGRLVGLVYILPAAYLWRKGWLSRGMKGRVLALCGLVCFQGLLGWYMVKSGLEEKSDSHDIPRVSQYRLAAHLGSALVLYCASLWTSLSLLLPPHKMPETRQLLQLRRFAHGTAGLVFLTALSGAFVAGLDAGLVYNSFPKMGESWIPEDLFTFSPILRNVFENPTMVQFDHRILGITSVTAITVLYFLSRRIPLPRRTKMAAVTLLALAYTQGSVLFNFTFKISNLDEGIRNI
- the LOC129045182 gene encoding cytochrome c oxidase assembly protein COX15 homolog isoform X2, which encodes MQRLLFPPLRALKGRQYLPLLAPRAAPRAQCDCIRRPLRPGQYSTISEVALQSGRGTVSLPSKAAERVVGRWLLVCSGTVAGAVILGGVTRLTESGLSMVDWHLIKEMKPPTSQEEWEAEFQRYQQFPEFKILNHDMTLTEFKFIWYMEYSHRMWGRLVGLVYILPAAYLWRKGWLSRGMKGRVLALCGLVCFQGLLGWYMVKSGLEEKSDSHDIPRVSQYRLAAHLGSALVLYCASLWTSLSLLLPPHKMPETRQLLQLRRFAHGTAGLVFLTALSGAFVAGLDAGLVYNSFPKMGESWIPEDLFTFSPILRNVFENPTMVQFDHRILGITSVTAITVLYFLSRRIPLPRRTKMAAVTLLALAYTQTYYRTELPQKMQLHCNSTNMS
- the LOC129045182 gene encoding cytochrome c oxidase assembly protein COX15 homolog isoform X1, yielding MQRLLFPPLRALKGRQYLPLLAPRAAPRAQCDCIRRPLRPGQYSTISEVALQSGRGTVSLPSKAAERVVGRWLLVCSGTVAGAVILGGVTRLTESGLSMVDWHLIKEMKPPTSQEEWEAEFQRYQQFPEFKILNHDMTLTEFKFIWYMEYSHRMWGRLVGLVYILPAAYLWRKGWLSRGMKGRVLALCGLVCFQGLLGWYMVKSGLEEKSDSHDIPRVSQYRLAAHLGSALVLYCASLWTSLSLLLPPHKMPETRQLLQLRRFAHGTAGLVFLTALSGAFVAGLDAGLVYNSFPKMGESWIPEDLFTFSPILRNVFENPTMVQFDHRILGITSVTAITVLYFLSRRIPLPRRTKMAAVTLLALAYTQVGLGISTLLMYVPTPLAATHQSGSLALLTGALWLMNELRRVPK